From Diospyros lotus cultivar Yz01 chromosome 4, ASM1463336v1, whole genome shotgun sequence, a single genomic window includes:
- the LOC127800579 gene encoding germin-like protein subfamily 1 member 11 yields MKGTHLFVTMAVLALASTLAYASDPSQLQDFCVAVNDSKFGVFVNGKFCKDPKLATAEDFFFPGLLNRQNTSNQLGFTVTPVNVMNLPGLNTLAISLARLDFAPFGVNPPHTHPRATEVIVVLEGTLYVGFVTSNPENRLFAKTLYPGDVFVFPEGLIHFQFNVAKTKNAVAIAGLSSQNPGVITIANAVFGSNPKINPDVLTKAFQLDKKVVDYLQTVF; encoded by the exons ATGAAGGGCACCCACCTCTTCGTAACTATGGCTGTGTTGGCCTTGGCTTCAACACTTGCCTATGCTTCTGATCCAAGCCAATTGCAGGACTTTTGTGTTGCTGTTAATGACTCGAAATTTGGAG TGTTTGTGAACGGGAAGTTTTGCAAGGACCCAAAGCTCGCTACGGCAGAAGATTTCTTCTTTCCCGGGCTCCTTAACCGTCAAAATACATCAAACCAACTTGGCTTTACTGTGACTCCAGTGAATGTGATGAACTTACCGGGGCTTAACACGCTTGCTATCTCCTTGGCCCGACTCGACTTTGCTCCCTTTGGGGTTAACCCGCCACACACGCACCCTCGTGCTACTGAGGTCATTGTTGTGCTGGAAGGTACCTTATATGTAGGCTTTGTCACCTCCAATCCAGAAAATCGTCTCTTTGCCAAGACCCTGTATCCGGGAGATGTGTTTGTTTTTCCAGAGGGTCTCATTCATTTCCAGTTCAATGTGGCAAAGACTAAGAATGCTGTCGCGATTGCTGGTCTAAGCAGCCAAAATCCTGGGGTTATTACCATTGCGAATGCAGTATTTGGGTCCAATCCCAAGATTAACCCTGATGTTTTGACCAAGGCATTTCAACTGGACAAAAAGGTGGTTGATTATCTCCAAACAGTCTTCTAA
- the LOC127800580 gene encoding germin-like protein subfamily 1 member 13: protein MKGTHLFVTVAALALASTLIAYASDPSPLQDFCVAVNDSKSGVFVNGKFCKDPKLATAKDFFFSGLLKRQSTANPLGSTVTLVNVMQIPALNTLGISLARLDFAPNGLNPPQTHPRATMTIVVLEGALYVGFITSSPENRLFAKTLYPGDVFVFPEGLIHFQLNVAKTNAVAIAGLSSQNSGVIQIADNVFGSNPKIDLDVLTKAFHLDRKVVDYLQAHF from the exons ATGAAGGGAACTCACTTGTTTGTAACGGTGGCAGCGTTGGCCTTGGCTTCAACACTTATTGCTTATGCATCAGACCCCAGCCCTTTGCAAGACTTTTGTGTTGCTGTAAATGACTCCAAATCTGGTG TGTTTGTGAATGGGAAGTTTTGCAAGGACCCGAAGCTAGCTACAGCtaaagattttttcttttctgggcTCCTTAAGCGGCAAAGTACAGCAAACCCGCTCGGCTCAACTGTGACTCTCGTGAATGTGATGCAAATACCAGCCCTTAACACGCTTGGTATCTCCTTGGCGCGCCTCGACTTTGCTCCCAACGGGCTTAACCCGCCACAGACACATCCTCGCGCAACCATGACCATTGTTGTCTTAGAAGGTGCCTTGTATGTTGGCTTCATCACCTCTAGTCCAGAAAATCGTCTCTTTGCCAAAACACTCTATCCGGGAGATGTTTTCGTGTTTCCAGAGGGTCTCATTCACTTCCAGCTTAATGTGGCAAAGACTAATGCCGTTGCAATTGCTGGTCTAAGCAGCCAAAATTCTGGGGTCATTCAAATCGCAGATAATGTGTTTGGGTCGAATCCAAAGATTGACCTTGATGTTCTAACCAAGGCATTCCATCTGGACAGGAAGGTGGTTGACTATCTCCAAGCCCATTTCTAG